Proteins encoded together in one Panthera uncia isolate 11264 chromosome A2, Puncia_PCG_1.0, whole genome shotgun sequence window:
- the CA2H3orf62 gene encoding uncharacterized protein C3orf62 homolog isoform X3 codes for MSEKLRRCRKELTAAIDRAFEGVSHSQECSGQQRLEQNTAPPLSFPLPVHRLLCRRHPLAACSSSPAPFAPVPCASETESPAFAPNHAPMNAKPHALCAKRKPLTSKENVLMHSSILAPERQFWRAAGNGENWRKDSLRKDMEKDLKVDSNMPLSNSNQEVTKDLLDMIDHASIRAIEELAGKLEFENALSRVCGRCGGSPFREEAWALLSDESPQKASDAEPGSLKQAFDDHSIVETVLDLEEDYNLMASFKYQIEMPGQHSRLSRS; via the exons ATGTCTGAAAAACTGAGAAGATGCAGAAAGGAGCTGACTGCAGCCATTGACCGAGCCTTTGAAGGTGTCAGTCATTCCCAGGAGTGCTCAGGCCAGCAGAGGCTGGAGCAGAATACCGCGCCGCcgctctccttccccctccctgtgcACCGGCTCCTCTGCAGGAGGCACCCGCTGGCagcctgctcctcctcccctgctccttttgCTCCAGTCCCTTGTGCTTCTGAGACAGAGAGCCCTGCCTTTGCTCCAAACCATGCCCCAATGAATGCAAAGCCACATGCTTTATGCGCGAAAAGAAAACCTCTGACCAGTAAGGAAAACGTATTGATGCATTCCTCCATTTTGGCACCCGAAAGACAGTTTTGGAGAGCTGCGGGAAATGGGGAGAACTGGAGAAAAGACAGCCTAAG GAAAGATATGGAGAAAGATTTGAAGGTTGACTCAAACATGCCACTCAGCAATTCTAACCAAGAGGTCACAAAGGATCTGCTTGATATGATCG accATGCAAGCATCCGAGCTATTGAAGAACTGGCTGGGAAGCTAGAATTTGAAAATGCGCTGAGCCGTGTGTGTGGCCGCTGCGGAGGCTCGCCCTTCAGGGAGGAGGCCTGGGCTCTGCTCTCCGATGAGAGCCCTCAGAAGGCCTCAGATGCAGAGCCTGGCAGCCTCAAGCAGGCTTTTGATGATCACAGTATCGTCGAGACTGTGCTGGACTTGGAAGAGGACTACAATTTGATGGCCTCTTTTAAATACCAAATTGA GATGCCTGGCCAGCACTCCAGATTGTCAAGGTCATGA
- the CA2H3orf62 gene encoding uncharacterized protein C3orf62 homolog isoform X1: protein MRLSGVVCNFIWNVILMMLCAFTMYYIIKTWSLLGEMSEKLRRCRKELTAAIDRAFEGVSHSQECSGQQRLEQNTAPPLSFPLPVHRLLCRRHPLAACSSSPAPFAPVPCASETESPAFAPNHAPMNAKPHALCAKRKPLTSKENVLMHSSILAPERQFWRAAGNGENWRKDSLRKDMEKDLKVDSNMPLSNSNQEVTKDLLDMIDHASIRAIEELAGKLEFENALSRVCGRCGGSPFREEAWALLSDESPQKASDAEPGSLKQAFDDHSIVETVLDLEEDYNLMASFKYQIEMPGQHSRLSRS, encoded by the exons ATGCGCCTTTCGGGGGTGGTTTGCAACTTCATCTGGAACGTTATACTCATGATGCTCTGTGCATTTACAATGTATTACATAATAAAGACGTGGTCGCTTTTAGGGGAAATGTCTGAAAAACTGAGAAGATGCAGAAAGGAGCTGACTGCAGCCATTGACCGAGCCTTTGAAGGTGTCAGTCATTCCCAGGAGTGCTCAGGCCAGCAGAGGCTGGAGCAGAATACCGCGCCGCcgctctccttccccctccctgtgcACCGGCTCCTCTGCAGGAGGCACCCGCTGGCagcctgctcctcctcccctgctccttttgCTCCAGTCCCTTGTGCTTCTGAGACAGAGAGCCCTGCCTTTGCTCCAAACCATGCCCCAATGAATGCAAAGCCACATGCTTTATGCGCGAAAAGAAAACCTCTGACCAGTAAGGAAAACGTATTGATGCATTCCTCCATTTTGGCACCCGAAAGACAGTTTTGGAGAGCTGCGGGAAATGGGGAGAACTGGAGAAAAGACAGCCTAAG GAAAGATATGGAGAAAGATTTGAAGGTTGACTCAAACATGCCACTCAGCAATTCTAACCAAGAGGTCACAAAGGATCTGCTTGATATGATCG accATGCAAGCATCCGAGCTATTGAAGAACTGGCTGGGAAGCTAGAATTTGAAAATGCGCTGAGCCGTGTGTGTGGCCGCTGCGGAGGCTCGCCCTTCAGGGAGGAGGCCTGGGCTCTGCTCTCCGATGAGAGCCCTCAGAAGGCCTCAGATGCAGAGCCTGGCAGCCTCAAGCAGGCTTTTGATGATCACAGTATCGTCGAGACTGTGCTGGACTTGGAAGAGGACTACAATTTGATGGCCTCTTTTAAATACCAAATTGA GATGCCTGGCCAGCACTCCAGATTGTCAAGGTCATGA
- the CA2H3orf62 gene encoding uncharacterized protein C3orf62 homolog isoform X2 — protein MRLSGVVCNFIWNVILMMLCAFTMYYIIKTWSLLGEMSEKLRRCRKELTAAIDRAFEGVSHSQECSGQQRLEQNTAPPLSFPLPVHRLLCRRHPLAACSSSPAPFAPVPCASETESPAFAPNHAPMNAKPHALCAKRKPLTSKENVLMHSSILAPERQFWRAAGNGENWRKDSLRKDMEKDLKVDSNMPLSNSNQEVTKDLLDMIDHASIRAIEELAGKLEFENALSRVCGRCGGSPFREEAWALLSDESPQKASDAEPGSLKQAFDDHSIVETVLDLEEDYNLMASFKYQIE, from the exons ATGCGCCTTTCGGGGGTGGTTTGCAACTTCATCTGGAACGTTATACTCATGATGCTCTGTGCATTTACAATGTATTACATAATAAAGACGTGGTCGCTTTTAGGGGAAATGTCTGAAAAACTGAGAAGATGCAGAAAGGAGCTGACTGCAGCCATTGACCGAGCCTTTGAAGGTGTCAGTCATTCCCAGGAGTGCTCAGGCCAGCAGAGGCTGGAGCAGAATACCGCGCCGCcgctctccttccccctccctgtgcACCGGCTCCTCTGCAGGAGGCACCCGCTGGCagcctgctcctcctcccctgctccttttgCTCCAGTCCCTTGTGCTTCTGAGACAGAGAGCCCTGCCTTTGCTCCAAACCATGCCCCAATGAATGCAAAGCCACATGCTTTATGCGCGAAAAGAAAACCTCTGACCAGTAAGGAAAACGTATTGATGCATTCCTCCATTTTGGCACCCGAAAGACAGTTTTGGAGAGCTGCGGGAAATGGGGAGAACTGGAGAAAAGACAGCCTAAG GAAAGATATGGAGAAAGATTTGAAGGTTGACTCAAACATGCCACTCAGCAATTCTAACCAAGAGGTCACAAAGGATCTGCTTGATATGATCG accATGCAAGCATCCGAGCTATTGAAGAACTGGCTGGGAAGCTAGAATTTGAAAATGCGCTGAGCCGTGTGTGTGGCCGCTGCGGAGGCTCGCCCTTCAGGGAGGAGGCCTGGGCTCTGCTCTCCGATGAGAGCCCTCAGAAGGCCTCAGATGCAGAGCCTGGCAGCCTCAAGCAGGCTTTTGATGATCACAGTATCGTCGAGACTGTGCTGGACTTGGAAGAGGACTACAATTTGATGGCCTCTTTTAAATACCAAATTGAGTAA